A region from the Beduinella massiliensis genome encodes:
- a CDS encoding EAL domain-containing protein, protein MNRKESLLNGKGIAALAAALLSIALVVCALCYAMVHRGDSVIQNQTRRYLAEVSEQVSSRLTLRMSANLSTLESISDNLSFFSEAEAFGPAYLERMISRYPFHWGGITDGGGRLVTREGEALDLGGRGAVRQALSGVSAVDEALSYCPGVGDCILYAVPYREADEVVGALVVWGEPKIVEERLLGIETFGGEGFSHIVNRSGDFILRSSNANAILGGDNLFESLRLRGKLDAGDSIEAMEAAMREGRGGYLEYTFDGSVHETMNYVPVNEGKWYLLSVVPTAVYADEMQRFAGFSMMASIFISALFLLVIAGVLFMTARKNRAITRIAYEDPVTGGFTAARFALALREQAERFEPYAFISADLRRFKLVNSSFGSREGDRVLRHAHACIAANLNADEFAARISGDTFNIVMRTTDPALIVRRLEAIAQEINRYNDQTEAPYYLPIDCGVYIVDAPAADVVTIRDYANAARKKNKAEATHALCRCVFYDDMERVRQLHEMDMENNMEQALENGEFVVYLQPKVSLESGKTIGAEALVRWQDPVRGLVPPDEFIPFFERNGFIRKMDLYVFEEVLKLLRRWMDAGLTPVPVSVNMSRAHFQVPHFLQKYKDVQQRYGVPESLLEIELTETLLFENMEYLKQVVSEIHEMGFRCSMDDFGSGYSSLNVLREVQVDTLKLDRAFFTKEDDPRGEEVVRSVVDLAHRLGMTTVSEGVETASQVQFLRRIHCDAVQGFVYSQPLRAEDFEKRTFYAEEN, encoded by the coding sequence ATGAACAGGAAAGAAAGCTTGCTCAACGGCAAGGGGATCGCGGCGCTCGCGGCGGCGCTGCTTTCCATCGCGCTGGTGGTGTGCGCGCTGTGCTACGCGATGGTCCATCGCGGGGACAGCGTGATTCAAAATCAGACGCGCCGGTACCTTGCGGAGGTATCCGAGCAGGTCTCCAGCCGGTTGACCCTGCGCATGAGCGCCAACCTCAGCACGCTGGAATCGATCAGCGACAACCTTTCCTTTTTTTCGGAGGCTGAGGCGTTTGGTCCGGCGTACCTCGAGCGCATGATTTCGCGTTATCCGTTCCATTGGGGTGGAATCACGGACGGCGGGGGACGGCTTGTGACGCGGGAGGGCGAGGCGCTCGACCTGGGCGGGCGCGGCGCCGTGCGGCAGGCGCTTTCGGGCGTGTCCGCCGTGGACGAGGCGCTCAGCTACTGCCCGGGCGTGGGCGACTGCATCCTGTACGCCGTGCCCTATCGCGAGGCGGACGAGGTCGTGGGGGCGCTCGTCGTATGGGGCGAGCCGAAGATCGTGGAGGAGCGGCTGCTGGGCATCGAGACGTTCGGCGGCGAAGGATTCTCCCACATCGTCAACAGGTCGGGCGACTTCATTTTGCGTTCCAGTAACGCCAACGCGATCCTGGGCGGGGACAACCTGTTTGAAAGCCTGCGGCTGCGCGGCAAGCTGGACGCGGGCGATTCCATCGAGGCGATGGAGGCGGCCATGCGGGAGGGGCGCGGCGGCTACCTGGAGTACACGTTTGACGGCAGCGTGCACGAGACGATGAACTACGTGCCGGTCAACGAAGGCAAGTGGTACCTGCTCTCCGTCGTTCCCACGGCGGTCTACGCCGACGAGATGCAGCGCTTCGCGGGCTTTTCGATGATGGCCAGCATCTTCATTTCGGCGCTGTTCCTGCTGGTAATCGCGGGCGTGCTGTTCATGACCGCGCGCAAGAACCGCGCGATTACCCGAATCGCGTATGAAGATCCGGTGACGGGCGGCTTCACCGCCGCCCGCTTTGCGCTTGCGCTGCGCGAACAGGCGGAGCGCTTTGAGCCTTACGCGTTCATCTCGGCCGACCTGCGCAGGTTCAAGCTGGTCAATTCATCGTTTGGGAGCCGGGAGGGCGACCGCGTGCTGCGGCACGCGCACGCGTGCATCGCGGCAAACCTGAACGCGGACGAATTCGCCGCCCGCATCAGCGGCGATACGTTCAACATCGTGATGCGTACGACGGACCCCGCGCTGATCGTCCGTCGGCTGGAGGCGATCGCGCAGGAGATCAACCGCTATAACGACCAGACAGAGGCGCCCTATTACCTGCCCATCGACTGCGGCGTCTACATCGTGGACGCCCCCGCCGCGGACGTGGTTACCATCCGCGATTACGCGAACGCCGCCCGCAAGAAGAACAAGGCGGAGGCGACGCACGCGCTTTGCCGGTGCGTTTTCTATGACGACATGGAGCGCGTCCGCCAGCTGCACGAGATGGACATGGAAAACAACATGGAGCAGGCGCTGGAGAACGGCGAATTTGTCGTCTACCTGCAGCCCAAGGTATCGCTCGAGAGCGGGAAGACGATCGGCGCGGAGGCGCTGGTGCGCTGGCAGGACCCCGTCCGCGGGCTCGTTCCGCCGGACGAATTCATCCCCTTCTTCGAGCGAAACGGCTTCATCCGCAAGATGGACCTGTACGTGTTCGAGGAGGTTTTGAAGCTGCTGCGCCGGTGGATGGACGCGGGGCTCACGCCCGTGCCCGTCTCGGTCAACATGTCCCGCGCGCACTTTCAGGTGCCTCATTTCCTGCAAAAGTACAAGGACGTGCAGCAGCGCTACGGCGTGCCTGAAAGCCTGCTCGAGATCGAACTGACCGAGACGCTGCTGTTTGAAAATATGGAGTACCTGAAACAGGTGGTAAGTGAAATTCACGAGATGGGCTTCCGCTGCTCCATGGACGACTTTGGCAGCGGCTATTCCTCCCTCAACGTGCTACGCGAGGTGCAGGTCGATACCCTCAAGCTGGACCGTGCGTTCTTCACGAAGGAGGACGACCCGCGCGGCGAGGAAGTGGTCCGCTCCGTCGTCGATCTGGCGCACAGGCTCGGCATGACCACCGTATCGGAGGGCGTGGAGACGGCGTCGCAGGTGCAGTTCCTGCGAAGGATTCACTGCGACGCCGTGCAGGGCTTCGTCTATTCGCAGCCTCTTCGCGCGGAGGACTTTGAAAAAAGGACGTTTTACGCGGAGGAGAATTGA
- a CDS encoding ATP-binding cassette domain-containing protein — MIELRQVCKTFETGAREENVHAVRDVSLTIGDGEIFGIIGFSGAGKSTLVRCINLLERPTSGQVILDGQDLTKYSERELRAARRKIGMIFQHFNLMKSRTVYQNVAYPLRGAKLTKAEKHEKVMKLLSIVGLSDKEHAYPSQLSGGQKQRVAIARALANDPKVLLCDEATSALDPQTTQDILRLLRDLNKSLGLTIVLITHEMAVVKEVCTRVAVMEDGRVVEEGGIYDVFANPKMPITRRFIRTTTNIAGMEEMVRAEPELLGLLPGDIVVRYDCSGDSTGQAVVSRLSRTYGVDISIIFGNVEMLLGTPFGTMIVVFRGEPEAVSSALDAFGKAASRVEVLSRV, encoded by the coding sequence ATGATCGAGTTACGCCAGGTCTGCAAGACGTTTGAGACCGGCGCGCGGGAGGAAAACGTGCACGCAGTCCGGGATGTGTCGCTGACCATCGGGGACGGCGAAATCTTCGGCATCATCGGCTTTTCCGGCGCGGGCAAGTCCACGCTGGTGCGCTGCATCAACCTGCTGGAGCGGCCCACGTCCGGCCAGGTCATCCTGGACGGGCAGGATCTGACGAAGTATTCGGAAAGGGAGCTGCGCGCGGCGAGAAGGAAGATCGGCATGATCTTTCAGCACTTCAACCTCATGAAGTCGCGCACGGTCTATCAGAACGTCGCCTATCCCCTGCGCGGGGCGAAGCTCACGAAGGCGGAAAAGCACGAAAAGGTCATGAAGCTGCTATCCATCGTGGGCCTTTCGGACAAGGAGCACGCCTACCCCTCGCAGCTTTCGGGCGGGCAGAAGCAGCGCGTCGCCATCGCCCGCGCGCTCGCCAACGACCCCAAGGTGCTGCTGTGCGACGAGGCGACCAGCGCCCTGGACCCGCAGACGACGCAGGACATCCTGCGGCTGCTGCGCGATCTCAACAAGAGCCTTGGGCTCACCATCGTGCTCATCACGCACGAGATGGCCGTCGTCAAGGAGGTCTGCACGCGCGTGGCGGTCATGGAGGACGGCCGCGTGGTCGAGGAGGGCGGCATCTACGACGTGTTCGCCAACCCGAAGATGCCCATCACCCGGCGCTTCATCCGCACGACGACCAACATCGCGGGCATGGAGGAAATGGTGCGCGCGGAGCCGGAGCTGTTGGGGCTTCTGCCCGGGGACATCGTCGTGCGCTACGACTGCTCCGGCGACAGCACCGGGCAGGCCGTCGTCTCGCGCCTTTCGCGCACGTATGGGGTGGACATCAGCATCATCTTCGGCAACGTGGAAATGCTGCTGGGCACGCCGTTTGGCACGATGATCGTCGTATTCCGCGGCGAGCCGGAGGCTGTTTCCAGCGCGCTGGACGCATTCGGCAAGGCCGCGAGCCGCGTGGAGGTGCTCTCTCGTGTATGA
- a CDS encoding amidohydrolase, with protein MIDWLTQAQAHFADMRALFEDLHRYPEPSHEEVRTNQRVREELSKDGIELCCPQDNITIAVVRGARPGKTVGLRFDTDALQMEELCDLPYKSQRPGLMHGCGHDAHTAVGVYVARLLHAHRDALSGVYKVIFQPAEEGEHGAHEVVQTGLVDDVDAFFGLHVWSLYETGTLHATPGGVCACPDMFKVTLRGRGGHGATPELCVDAVAAGAAVVQSLQHIASRFISPMQSVVVTVGSFHAGTRCNIIAGEAVLEGTLRAFDDGVHETLLQTFRRVIENVAAAHGCTAEIEINEVTGVVANDERLCRLANEEAARLVPAEKIQPQAPSMLGDDFAEYRKIAPCCYVQVGMNAPEKGCCHAHHHGLFKVDEDVLPLCAAWLAACAERAASSFL; from the coding sequence ATGATAGATTGGCTTACGCAGGCGCAGGCGCATTTTGCGGACATGCGGGCGCTCTTTGAGGACCTGCACCGTTATCCCGAGCCCTCGCACGAGGAGGTGCGCACCAATCAGCGCGTGCGCGAGGAGCTTTCAAAGGACGGCATCGAGCTTTGCTGCCCGCAGGACAACATCACCATCGCCGTCGTTCGCGGCGCGCGCCCCGGCAAAACCGTGGGGCTGCGCTTTGACACGGACGCCCTGCAGATGGAGGAGCTCTGCGACCTGCCCTACAAGTCGCAGCGCCCGGGGCTCATGCACGGCTGCGGCCACGACGCGCACACCGCCGTCGGCGTGTACGTCGCAAGGCTTCTGCATGCGCACCGCGACGCGCTCAGCGGCGTCTACAAGGTCATCTTTCAGCCCGCGGAAGAGGGCGAGCACGGCGCGCACGAGGTCGTCCAGACCGGGCTCGTGGACGACGTGGACGCCTTTTTCGGCCTACACGTGTGGAGCCTTTACGAGACCGGCACCCTGCACGCGACGCCGGGCGGCGTATGCGCGTGCCCGGACATGTTCAAGGTGACGCTTCGCGGACGGGGCGGCCATGGCGCGACGCCGGAGCTGTGCGTGGATGCGGTGGCGGCGGGCGCTGCGGTGGTGCAGTCGCTGCAGCACATCGCCTCGCGCTTCATCTCGCCCATGCAGAGCGTGGTGGTGACCGTCGGCTCCTTCCATGCGGGCACGCGCTGCAACATCATCGCAGGGGAGGCTGTGCTCGAGGGCACGCTGCGCGCGTTCGACGACGGCGTGCACGAGACGCTGCTCCAGACCTTCCGGCGCGTGATTGAAAATGTCGCCGCCGCGCACGGGTGCACGGCCGAAATCGAGATCAACGAGGTGACCGGCGTCGTCGCAAACGACGAGCGCCTCTGCCGCCTCGCGAACGAAGAAGCTGCGCGCCTCGTGCCCGCGGAAAAAATTCAGCCGCAGGCGCCCTCCATGCTGGGCGACGACTTCGCGGAGTACCGCAAGATCGCCCCCTGCTGCTACGTACAGGTGGGCATGAACGCCCCCGAAAAGGGCTGCTGCCACGCGCACCATCACGGGCTGTTCAAGGTGGATGAGGACGTGCTCCCCCTTTGCGCCGCCTGGCTCGCCGCCTGCGCGGAGCGCGCGGCTTCCAGCTTCCTCTGA
- a CDS encoding MetQ/NlpA family ABC transporter substrate-binding protein — protein MKRIFAALLALVLCLASVSCLAGDVTKVKVGVVGENNEQWEQVIIPTLKEEGIEIELVKFSDYIIPNEALANGDVDLNAFQHYNFMDNWSKEHGVELVSVCDTLIAPLCIYSKKYASMEEIKEGDGVAIMNDVVNEARALRMMEAAGLIKLKADMTELATVADIEENPMNLQFMEMEAALTASAMSDPSIAIAFLNGTHAKDAGLTNDEALYMEQYDPNNPDMHGIINVIAARADRKDEPAFKRIAEVYHSDAVRELFDTVYKGVYIPAWE, from the coding sequence ATGAAACGGATTTTTGCGGCGCTGCTCGCGCTCGTCCTGTGCCTTGCGTCCGTGTCCTGCCTGGCAGGAGACGTCACCAAGGTCAAGGTCGGCGTCGTGGGCGAGAACAACGAACAGTGGGAGCAGGTCATCATCCCCACGCTGAAGGAAGAGGGTATCGAAATCGAGCTGGTGAAGTTCTCGGACTACATCATCCCCAACGAGGCACTCGCGAACGGCGACGTGGACCTGAACGCGTTTCAGCACTACAACTTCATGGACAACTGGTCCAAGGAGCACGGCGTGGAGCTGGTTTCCGTCTGCGACACGCTGATCGCCCCGCTGTGCATCTACTCTAAGAAGTACGCTTCGATGGAGGAGATCAAGGAAGGCGACGGCGTGGCCATCATGAACGACGTCGTCAACGAGGCGCGCGCGCTGCGCATGATGGAGGCGGCCGGGCTTATCAAGCTCAAGGCCGACATGACGGAGCTGGCGACCGTCGCGGACATCGAGGAGAACCCGATGAACCTTCAGTTCATGGAGATGGAAGCGGCGCTGACCGCCTCCGCCATGAGCGATCCCTCCATCGCCATCGCGTTCCTCAACGGCACGCATGCCAAGGACGCGGGGCTCACGAACGACGAGGCGCTCTACATGGAGCAGTACGACCCGAACAATCCCGACATGCACGGCATCATCAACGTGATCGCCGCGCGCGCCGACCGCAAGGACGAGCCGGCCTTCAAGCGCATCGCGGAGGTCTACCACTCCGACGCCGTGCGCGAGCTGTTCGACACGGTGTACAAGGGCGTCTACATCCCGGCCTGGGAATAA
- a CDS encoding methionine ABC transporter permease: MYEFLQGIIPNVVKTFPELTKAFFQTLQMVGVSALWSAVFGVFFGVVLVVTAPGGIMENRFVHSVLDKVINVFRSIPFVILIALLLPLTRIVMGTSIGTKGAMFPLVIGTIPFFSRQIHSALCEVDKGVIEAAQAMGSGPWEIVFRVYLREGLGGMIRGATITIINLIALSAMAGVVGGGGLGDYAIRYGFQRFQTDVTIVTVIVLLILVTLIQSVGNLLTKRLQ, translated from the coding sequence GTGTATGAGTTTTTGCAGGGGATCATCCCCAACGTCGTAAAGACGTTTCCGGAGCTCACAAAGGCGTTCTTTCAAACGCTTCAAATGGTCGGCGTCAGCGCGCTTTGGAGCGCGGTGTTCGGCGTCTTCTTCGGCGTGGTGCTGGTGGTGACGGCGCCGGGCGGCATCATGGAAAACCGCTTCGTCCATTCCGTGCTGGACAAGGTCATCAATGTCTTCCGCTCCATTCCGTTCGTCATCCTCATCGCCCTGCTGCTGCCGCTGACGCGCATCGTGATGGGCACCTCCATCGGCACGAAGGGCGCGATGTTCCCGCTGGTCATCGGCACCATTCCGTTCTTCTCGCGCCAGATTCACAGCGCGCTGTGCGAGGTGGACAAGGGCGTCATCGAGGCGGCGCAGGCCATGGGCTCCGGCCCCTGGGAGATCGTCTTTCGCGTGTACCTGCGCGAGGGGCTGGGCGGCATGATCCGCGGCGCGACCATCACGATCATCAACCTGATCGCCCTGTCCGCGATGGCGGGCGTCGTGGGCGGCGGCGGACTGGGCGACTACGCCATCCGCTACGGCTTTCAGCGCTTTCAGACGGACGTGACGATCGTGACGGTCATCGTGCTGCTGATCCTGGTGACGCTGATTCAGTCCGTGGGCAACCTGCTGACGAAGCGGCTGCAATAA
- a CDS encoding TetR/AcrR family transcriptional regulator C-terminal domain-containing protein has translation MNTKNNRRRRESIERIKKVFIELLQTKELHEITVSDICKRCELNRSTFYANYADIYELADKVGEDLEREVDLLYETETTQSFNSNDYLKLFRHIKENQLVYCTYFKLGYDNQFKLKYYDIHQAKQHFDNQHIEYHIEFFRSGLNAIVKKWLADGCRETPEEMNEIIRSEYRGRVSFVSGLGRTDARCHE, from the coding sequence ATGAACACGAAGAATAATCGGCGGCGGCGTGAATCGATCGAGCGTATAAAAAAGGTCTTCATTGAATTGCTGCAAACAAAGGAACTCCATGAAATAACAGTTTCAGATATTTGTAAACGGTGCGAATTAAACCGCAGCACCTTTTACGCTAACTATGCAGATATTTATGAACTCGCAGACAAAGTAGGAGAAGACTTGGAAAGAGAGGTGGATTTGCTTTACGAAACAGAAACAACGCAGAGCTTTAACAGCAATGATTATCTTAAGCTGTTTCGCCATATCAAAGAAAACCAACTGGTCTACTGCACTTACTTTAAACTCGGCTATGACAATCAGTTCAAGCTCAAGTACTACGACATTCATCAGGCAAAACAGCATTTTGACAACCAGCATATTGAATATCATATCGAATTTTTCAGAAGCGGGTTGAATGCGATTGTGAAAAAATGGCTTGCGGATGGGTGTAGAGAAACGCCGGAAGAAATGAACGAGATTATCCGCAGCGAATATCGAGGGCGGGTTTCATTCGTTTCTGGACTTGGACGAACGGACGCCCGCTGTCATGAATGA